A DNA window from Bradyrhizobium barranii subsp. barranii contains the following coding sequences:
- a CDS encoding MFS transporter, translated as MISNWLAATLGRRNIHYGWVMVGVTFLTALISAGTVGAPGVFIVPLQHEFGWSTAQISSALSIRFILFGLMAPFAAALLNRYGLRNVTLTAQLIVVSALVLSLGMTEVWQLVLLWGVVIGIGTGMTALVLGATIATRWFAARRGLVVGIMTASVATGQLVFLPLLASLTERYGWRLALGFVCIALGVSAVAVLLAMRDRPSDVGLRPFGDEGTEPLPAPPVSHGSITGVALGTLRDASKSRAFWILFATFFVCGASTNGLVQVHLIPMCLDFGIPQVQAAGLLAAMGIFDFFGTIMSGWLSDRYDNRYLLFWYYGLRGLSLIFLPFSDFSFYGLSIFAMFYGLDWIATVPPTVRLTAQKFGPERANLVFGWIFAGHQLGAGTAAFGAGFSRTVYESYLPAFFIAGALCVFASLIVLALSRQPKAEPKPAMA; from the coding sequence ATGATCTCGAACTGGCTCGCGGCGACACTCGGCCGCCGCAATATCCACTACGGCTGGGTGATGGTCGGCGTGACCTTCCTCACCGCGCTGATCAGCGCCGGCACGGTCGGCGCGCCCGGCGTCTTCATCGTCCCGCTTCAGCACGAGTTCGGCTGGAGCACGGCGCAGATTTCCTCCGCGCTGTCGATCCGCTTCATCCTGTTCGGGCTGATGGCGCCGTTCGCGGCCGCCCTGCTCAACCGCTACGGCCTGCGTAACGTCACGCTGACCGCACAGCTCATCGTGGTCTCGGCGCTGGTCCTTTCGCTCGGCATGACTGAAGTCTGGCAGCTCGTGTTGCTGTGGGGCGTCGTGATCGGCATCGGCACCGGCATGACCGCGCTGGTGCTGGGCGCCACCATCGCGACGCGCTGGTTCGCCGCGCGGCGCGGCCTCGTGGTCGGCATCATGACCGCAAGCGTCGCCACCGGCCAGCTTGTATTCCTGCCGCTGCTCGCAAGCTTGACCGAACGTTACGGCTGGCGGCTCGCGCTCGGCTTCGTCTGCATCGCGCTCGGCGTCTCCGCCGTGGCGGTTCTCCTTGCGATGCGCGACCGGCCGAGCGATGTGGGCCTGCGCCCGTTCGGCGACGAAGGCACCGAGCCCCTGCCGGCCCCGCCGGTCAGCCATGGCTCGATCACGGGCGTGGCGCTCGGCACGCTGCGCGACGCCTCGAAGTCGCGCGCGTTCTGGATCCTGTTTGCGACCTTCTTCGTCTGCGGCGCCTCGACCAACGGCCTCGTCCAGGTGCACCTGATCCCGATGTGCCTCGATTTCGGCATCCCGCAGGTGCAGGCCGCAGGCTTGCTCGCCGCAATGGGCATCTTCGACTTCTTCGGCACCATCATGTCGGGCTGGCTGTCGGACCGCTACGACAACCGCTACCTCCTGTTCTGGTACTACGGCCTGCGCGGGCTCTCGCTGATCTTCCTGCCCTTCAGCGACTTCTCGTTCTACGGGCTGTCGATCTTCGCGATGTTCTACGGCCTCGACTGGATCGCCACGGTGCCGCCGACGGTGCGGCTCACCGCGCAGAAGTTCGGGCCCGAGCGCGCCAATCTGGTGTTCGGCTGGATCTTTGCCGGCCATCAGCTCGGCGCAGGCACCGCGGCGTTCGGCGCCGGTTTCTCGC
- a CDS encoding acetyl-CoA C-acyltransferase, which produces MAEAADPVVIVSAARTPLGRFMGELSPLAAHKLGSHVINAALERAKLAPEKVDEVFMGCVLPAGQGQAPARQAARAAGLPDATGATTVNKVCGSGMKATMLAHDIIRAGSAEIVVSGGMESMSNAPYLLAKARGGYRVGHDRIIDHMMMDGLEDAYETGRSMGDFGEATAEAYQFTRKDQDAYAMETLSRARRAVEGGAFKAEIAPITLTEKAGPRIVANDEHPLKVDPAKIPGLKPAFRANGTITPAASSANADGAAALVLTKRSLADRNGLPAIAEIKGHATHSQEPQWFTTAPIPAIRKLLDKVGWSAGDVDLFEINEAFAVVAMAAQRDLGIPREKLNINGGACALGHPIGATGARLIVTLLHALEAQNLKRGVAALCIGGGEATAIAVERLTH; this is translated from the coding sequence ATGGCCGAAGCCGCCGATCCCGTCGTCATCGTCTCCGCCGCCCGTACCCCGCTCGGCCGCTTCATGGGCGAGCTGTCGCCGCTGGCGGCACACAAGCTCGGATCGCATGTGATCAACGCCGCGCTGGAGCGCGCCAAGCTTGCGCCCGAGAAGGTGGATGAAGTTTTCATGGGCTGTGTGCTGCCGGCCGGACAAGGCCAGGCGCCAGCTCGCCAGGCGGCGCGCGCGGCCGGCCTGCCCGACGCCACGGGCGCGACCACGGTCAACAAGGTCTGCGGCTCCGGCATGAAGGCGACCATGCTGGCGCACGACATCATCCGCGCCGGCTCGGCCGAGATCGTCGTCTCTGGCGGCATGGAGAGCATGAGCAACGCGCCCTATCTCCTCGCCAAGGCGCGCGGCGGCTACCGCGTCGGTCATGATCGCATCATCGACCACATGATGATGGACGGGCTGGAGGATGCCTACGAGACCGGCCGCTCCATGGGCGATTTCGGCGAGGCCACCGCGGAAGCCTATCAGTTCACCCGCAAGGACCAGGATGCCTACGCGATGGAGACGCTGAGCCGCGCGCGCAGGGCGGTCGAGGGCGGCGCGTTCAAGGCCGAGATCGCGCCGATCACGCTCACCGAGAAAGCCGGCCCGCGCATCGTCGCCAATGACGAGCATCCGCTGAAGGTCGATCCTGCGAAAATCCCCGGATTGAAGCCGGCGTTCCGCGCCAACGGCACCATCACGCCGGCGGCCTCGTCCGCCAATGCCGACGGCGCCGCGGCGCTGGTGCTGACGAAGCGCTCACTGGCGGATCGCAACGGCCTGCCGGCAATTGCCGAGATCAAGGGCCACGCCACCCACAGCCAGGAGCCGCAATGGTTCACGACGGCTCCGATCCCGGCGATCCGCAAGCTGCTCGACAAGGTCGGCTGGAGCGCCGGCGACGTCGACCTGTTCGAGATCAACGAGGCCTTCGCCGTGGTGGCGATGGCGGCGCAGCGCGACCTCGGCATCCCGCGCGAGAAGCTGAACATCAACGGCGGCGCCTGCGCGCTTGGCCATCCCATCGGTGCCACCGGCGCGCGGCTGATCGTGACGCTGCTGCACGCGCTCGAGGCGCAAAACCTCAAGCGCGGCGTTGCGGCACTCTGCATTGGCGGCGGTGAAGCCACGGCCATCGCCGTGGAGCGTCTGACGCACTGA
- a CDS encoding IS481 family transposase produces MPWSEVSVMDQRHEFVRLALQEGANRRELCRRFNVSPDVGYKWLARWQAGDRELADRSRRPHAMPKRSEAAVEVEVLAVRDKHPAWGARKIAHCLKRGGQTVPVPSTVHQILCRNGRVKPSENAPPNPGHRFEKEAPNLLWQMDFKGHLPLADGTRCHPLTIVDDHSRYVLCLKACADEQRLTVQNHLSTTFRCYGLPEAFYTDNGSPWGDTSGIRWTGLKVWLLKLGVRVVHARPCHPQARGKNERFHRTLKAEVFAMRRFRTLPEVQRAFDAWRPVYNLERPHQGLDMQVPADRFRPSARPMPARVPNVEYDSGEIVRRVSSTRPYISFKGRFWKVPQAFARERLAIRPLVRDGHYGIFFASWQVASIDLTNGQPVSDVSEQVSAMSPD; encoded by the coding sequence ATGCCTTGGAGCGAGGTGTCAGTGATGGATCAGCGTCACGAGTTTGTGCGGCTGGCTTTGCAGGAGGGCGCCAACCGGCGCGAACTGTGCCGTCGGTTCAACGTCAGTCCTGACGTCGGCTACAAGTGGCTGGCGCGCTGGCAGGCCGGCGATCGGGAGCTGGCCGACCGCTCCCGGCGCCCGCATGCGATGCCCAAGCGGAGTGAGGCTGCGGTCGAAGTAGAAGTCCTGGCTGTACGCGACAAGCATCCGGCTTGGGGAGCACGGAAGATTGCCCATTGCCTGAAGCGGGGCGGGCAGACGGTGCCTGTGCCATCAACGGTGCACCAGATCCTGTGTCGGAACGGCCGGGTCAAACCGAGTGAGAATGCGCCGCCCAATCCGGGCCACCGGTTCGAGAAGGAAGCTCCCAATCTGCTGTGGCAGATGGACTTCAAGGGCCACCTGCCGCTGGCCGACGGGACACGATGCCATCCGCTGACCATCGTCGACGATCACTCGCGCTACGTGCTGTGCCTGAAGGCATGTGCCGACGAGCAGCGTCTCACCGTGCAGAATCACCTGTCGACGACGTTCCGCTGCTATGGCCTGCCAGAGGCCTTCTACACCGACAATGGCTCACCCTGGGGCGATACGTCCGGCATTCGTTGGACCGGACTGAAGGTGTGGCTGCTCAAGCTTGGCGTCAGGGTGGTGCACGCCAGGCCATGCCACCCACAGGCCCGCGGCAAGAACGAGCGCTTCCATCGCACCCTGAAGGCCGAGGTGTTTGCAATGCGCCGCTTCCGAACTCTCCCGGAAGTCCAGCGCGCCTTCGACGCCTGGCGGCCGGTCTACAATCTGGAGCGGCCTCACCAAGGCCTCGATATGCAGGTCCCTGCCGATCGCTTCCGGCCAAGTGCTCGCCCCATGCCGGCCCGCGTTCCGAACGTCGAATACGACAGCGGCGAGATCGTGCGCAGGGTCTCATCGACAAGACCCTACATCTCCTTCAAGGGACGCTTCTGGAAAGTTCCCCAGGCCTTCGCCCGCGAACGCCTTGCCATCCGGCCACTGGTTCGTGACGGCCACTACGGAATCTTCTTCGCCAGCTGGCAGGTCGCATCGATCGACTTGACCAATGGCCAACCTGTCAGTGATGTGTCCGAACAGGTGTCAGCCATGTCTCCGGACTAA
- a CDS encoding enoyl-CoA hydratase → MEMLNNHCGVTRDARGVVHVAICNAGPLNILGSPVTDAVREGLQTLATDRSIRVVVLRGQSEKSMIGGADIKEMAKLDQKSAEAFISRLRDLCEAARQFPAPVIARMPGWCLGGGLEVAAACDFRIAAHDAHFGMPEVRVGIPSVIHAAMLPRLIGWARARWLVMTAENIDAPTALAWGLVDKVAPEGGLDTEVEHLVNALLECGPEALRSQKALLRQWEELPLTESVNLSVKVFGESFLTDEPTRLMQAFVNRKR, encoded by the coding sequence ATGGAAATGCTCAACAATCACTGCGGCGTGACGCGCGATGCGCGCGGCGTCGTTCATGTCGCGATCTGCAACGCCGGCCCGCTGAACATTCTGGGCTCGCCCGTCACCGATGCCGTGCGCGAAGGCCTGCAGACCCTCGCGACTGACCGCAGCATCCGCGTCGTGGTGCTGCGCGGCCAGAGCGAGAAGAGCATGATCGGCGGCGCCGACATCAAGGAGATGGCCAAGCTCGACCAGAAGTCGGCCGAAGCCTTCATCAGCCGCCTGCGTGATCTCTGCGAGGCCGCCCGCCAATTCCCGGCCCCCGTGATCGCGCGGATGCCGGGCTGGTGCCTCGGCGGTGGCCTCGAAGTCGCAGCCGCCTGCGACTTCCGGATCGCTGCACACGATGCGCATTTCGGCATGCCGGAGGTCCGCGTCGGCATCCCCTCGGTGATCCACGCCGCCATGCTGCCGCGCCTGATCGGCTGGGCCCGCGCCCGCTGGCTGGTGATGACGGCGGAGAACATCGACGCGCCGACGGCGCTGGCGTGGGGCCTGGTGGACAAGGTCGCCCCCGAGGGCGGGCTGGATACTGAAGTCGAGCATCTCGTCAACGCGCTGCTCGAATGCGGCCCCGAGGCACTGCGCTCGCAGAAGGCCCTGCTGCGGCAGTGGGAGGAACTGCCGCTGACGGAGTCGGTAAATCTCAGCGTCAAGGTGTTCGGCGAGTCGTTCCTGACGGACGAGCCGACGCGGCTGATGCAGGCTTTCGTGAACAGGAAGCGGTAA
- a CDS encoding PaaI family thioesterase — protein sequence MTCNDQLDLFSPAQRRERVVDWQVPAPVAKAAMGLSGMDAMLGIRDGRLPPPPFAKLIGFTMAVVEPGRIVMELEPREDLENTIGLLHGATAAALIDTAMGCAISTRLEPGQSSVTLDLKMTFLRPLSVRSGLISAEGKIIKLGRQTSYTEGFVRDGKGALAVHATATFSMIGATT from the coding sequence ATGACCTGTAACGATCAACTCGACCTGTTTTCGCCCGCGCAGCGGCGTGAGCGCGTGGTGGACTGGCAGGTGCCTGCGCCGGTTGCAAAAGCAGCGATGGGGCTTTCAGGCATGGACGCGATGCTGGGTATCCGCGACGGCCGGTTGCCGCCGCCGCCCTTCGCAAAATTGATCGGTTTCACTATGGCCGTGGTCGAGCCGGGCCGGATCGTGATGGAACTTGAGCCGCGCGAGGATCTCGAAAATACCATTGGCCTCCTGCACGGCGCGACCGCCGCGGCGCTGATTGATACCGCCATGGGCTGCGCCATCTCGACGCGGCTGGAGCCCGGGCAATCGTCCGTGACCCTCGACCTGAAAATGACGTTCCTGCGCCCGCTGTCGGTCCGTTCCGGGCTGATCTCGGCCGAAGGCAAGATCATCAAGCTGGGACGTCAGACCAGCTACACCGAAGGTTTCGTGCGCGACGGCAAGGGTGCGCTCGCAGTCCATGCAACTGCAACCTTTTCCATGATCGGCGCGACAACTTAA